One stretch of Acropora muricata isolate sample 2 chromosome 12, ASM3666990v1, whole genome shotgun sequence DNA includes these proteins:
- the LOC136893693 gene encoding uncharacterized protein codes for MKKRGTLVIVNQHCSKCGDYCYEWRSQPNTLGGKHAAGNVLLSFAILLAGASISKVLLVFRHMGLSAYSTRTFFAHQRNFLFPVIISHWETYQAGLIEQLKDMGHLIWSGDGRFDSMGHSAKYGAYTMFCNTVLKVIHFEILQANETGGSSPMELEGAKRAFSFLQSAGVAVKVFISDRHRGIAKWIRECQAGCAHYFDIWHVARSISKAMIKLGKEKGCEKIADWVKGARNHLYWCVTSSRQGFGELVTAKWKSFMQHVADKHDNHPSPLFKKCAHDEGIENRRWIRIGTKAYDKLNSLLTNVRLVNDIRKLSPDSQTSCLEGFHSTLNHWHPKMVCFSWLGTYCRHILAVLHFNENVNRQRKTAENGEEYFRVTYPKFKLGDEVVREVAVPPTYGYVQAIREELFSVTSKSQLQSYKIVAERYKTKVPPSLSSQFKERVTKPEAVNKYKERQKRASTHLYPSVEDQSVLQSTTTATVREAKKQRKCRKCGRPMKGHTTSLCNSLTD; via the exons ATGAAGAAACGTGGGACATTGGTGATTGTAAACCAACATTGTTCAAAATGTGGTGATTACTGCTATGAGTGGAGATCACAGCCAAACACACTGGGAGGAAAACATGCTGCTGGAAATGTTCTGTTGAGCTTTGCAATTCTTTTGGCAGGGGCCTCTATCAGCAAAGTGTTGCTTGTTTTTAGGCATATGGGCTTGTCAGCTTATTCCACAAGAACATTTTTTGCCCATCAAAGAAATTTTCTGTTTCCAGTCATCATAAGCCACTGGGAAACGTATCAAGCAGGACTCATTGAGCAACTCAAGGATATGGGACATCTTATTTGGAGTGGTGATGGACGCTTTGACTCAATGGGTCACAGTGCAAAGTATGGGGCATATACCATGTTCTGCAACACCGTTCTTAAAGTGattcattttgaaattcttCAG GCAAATGAGACTGGAGGAAGCTCACCCATGGAATTGGAAGGTGCAAAGCGGGCCTTTTCATTTCTCCAGTCTGCAGGGGTAGCTGTGAAAGTCTTTATATCTGACAGACATCGTGGTATTGCTAAGTGGATCAGAGAGTGCCAGGCAGGCTGTGCCCATTATTTTGACATCTGGCATGTTGCACGATCAATTTCAAAGGCAATGATAAAGCTAGGGAAAGAGAAGGGATGTGAGAAGATAGCTGATTGGGTCAAAGGAGCACGCAACCATCTTTACTGGTGTGTCACATCTAGTAGGCAAGGATTTGGAGAACTTGTCACTGCCAAGTGGAAATCGTTTATGCAGCATGTAGCAGATAAGCATGACAACCACCCATCTCCTCTCTTCAAAAAATGTGCACATGATGAAGGAATTGAAAACAGAAGATGGATACGAATCg GTACAAAAGCGTATGATAAGCTGAATAGTCTCCTGACAAATGTACGTCtggtaaatgacatcaggaagCTTTCCCCAGATTCACAGACCAGTTGCCTTGAAGGCTTTCATTCGACGCTTAACCATTGGCATCCGAAGATGGTTTGCTTTTCTTGGCTTGGTACATACTGCAG ACATATTCTGGCAGTGTTACATTTCAACGAGAATGTTAATCGCCAAAGAAAGACAGCTGAGAATGGGGAGGAGTATTTCAGAGTGACATACCCCAAATTTAAATTGGGTGATGAAGTTGTCCGAGAGGTTGCAGTCCCACCAACTTATG gTTATGTTCAGGCAATTAGGGAAGAACTGTTCAGTGTCACCAGCAAATCTCAACTACAGTCTTACAAAATTGTGGCAGAGAGATATAAAACAAAGGTTCCTCCTTCTTTGAGTTCTCAATTCAAAGAAAGAGTGACTAAACCAGAGGCAGTCAATAAATACAAGGAAAGGCAGAAAAGAGCGTCTACTCATTTATATCCATCTG TTGAGGACCAGAGTGTCTTGCAATCAACCACAACTGCCACAGTGAgagaagcaaagaaacaaagaaagtgcCGCAAATGTGGAAGACCTATGAAAGGTCATACTACCTCCCTTTGCAACAGTTTGACTGACTGA
- the LOC136893692 gene encoding uncharacterized protein: MADKRKRESGKTYCAAGSRNAVNCSNKSGLPGITMHYFPSDESLRQKWIRFVRIHRKDFVPRKSSALCSAHFDETCFHVKGISLFDDSGKKTMPKRYLIRGSIPSKDTVVPYTSPLTSRKRRRLLREALFDADGQNKKIKFQDRLEASSSSTTTGESVHTSLPVQTPPSVGTEVTFTPSFYVGESSAPLVTSPNSSTATFVTPSQSDINGDSSSVQSIKKCAKCEEREKKRKALMKKHTRLKKRHSKLEAKYRMLLMQQNCEEVNTSSGETQSDDLAEEEEKEEAVNEEEEPQSPDSDIEEEIDWAALEESAEEYDSESDKNDDESDEANEIRSTFPHDSC; this comes from the exons ATGGCGGACAAGAGGAAAAGAGAGTCAGGGAAGACGTATTGCGCGGCTGGTAGCCGAAATGCTGTCAACTGCAGCAACAAATCAGGCTTGCCAGGAATAACGATGCACTATTTCCCTTCAGACGAATCTTTACGGCAGAAATGGATTCGGTTCGTCCGAATTCACAGGAAAGATTTCGTCCCACGCAAATCTTCAGCTTTGTGTTCTGCACACTTCGATGAAACTTGCTTTCACGTCAAGGGAATCTCTTTGTTCGATGacagtggaaaaaaaactaTGCCCAAGCGGTATTTGATCCGTGGATCAATTCCTTCAAAGGATACGGTCGTCCCTTATACTTCTCCTCTGACTTCACGAAAGCGCCGGCGG TTGCTAAGGGAAGCTCTATTTGATGCTGATGGTCAGAACAAAAAGATAAAGTTTCAAGATAGACTTGAGGCTTCAAGCTCAAGCACAACCACTGGTGAAAGTGTGCACACTAGCTTGCCTGTTCAGACTCCCCCAAGTGTGGGAACAGAAGTCACATTTACCCCCAGCTTCTATGTTGGAGAATCATCAGCCCCACTTGTTACATCCCCTAACTCCTCAACTGCTACTTTTGTTACTCCATCACAATCTGACATTAATGGGGATTCTTCATCTGTACAAAGCATAAAAAAATGTGCAAAGtgtgaagaaagagaaaagaaaagaaaggcacTGATGAAAAAACACACTCGCCTAAAGAAGCGGCATAGTAAGCTGGAGGCAAAGTATAGGATGCTGTTAATGCAACAG AACTGTGAAGAGGTCAACACAAGTTCTGGTGAAACTCAAAGTGATGATTTGGCAGAGGAAGAGGAAAAGGAGGAAGCTGtaaatgaagaagaagaaccaCAGTCTCCAGATAGTGATATTGAGGAAGAAATTGACTGGGCTGCCTTGGAGGAAAGTGCTGAGGAATATGACTCAGAGAGTGACAAAAACGATGACGAAAGTGATGAAGCAAATGAGATCAGGTCAACATTTCCTCATGATTCTTGCTAG